One window of the Natrinema sp. CBA1119 genome contains the following:
- a CDS encoding class I SAM-dependent methyltransferase family protein — MEVPCVRVAREAGEATRSSLADADLIDDTYEISVEDGQLYIPITDPDAASAVLEECEIVPRTVTEREQQTTPADLLAFDPTYERLGEAALIDEDDPERAREIADAILESDLPAETVLNKASKVKGETRVRDWELLAGENTEVVHREYGCEFALDLATVYFSPRLATERHRVAEQVSEAQRASESASGQGPRADGEHAFDMFAGVGPFVIPFAKRGATCVGVDINAEAIDYLRENARRNGVADRVTAINDDVREVAAEYENWADRLVMNLPHSADDFLESAVTLAGDDCTLHYYDIQHEDDPFGPGERAIRAAAEPEYAVTVETRHTVRSYAPHELNVCLDVRLER, encoded by the coding sequence ATGGAAGTGCCGTGCGTCCGCGTCGCGCGCGAAGCCGGGGAAGCGACGCGCTCGTCGCTCGCCGATGCGGACCTGATCGACGACACCTACGAGATCAGCGTCGAAGACGGCCAACTCTACATTCCGATCACCGACCCCGACGCTGCGTCAGCGGTGCTCGAGGAGTGCGAGATCGTTCCCCGGACAGTCACGGAGCGCGAGCAGCAGACGACGCCCGCGGATCTCCTTGCGTTCGACCCCACCTACGAGCGACTCGGCGAGGCCGCGCTCATCGACGAGGACGATCCCGAACGCGCACGCGAGATCGCCGATGCGATCCTCGAGTCGGATCTCCCCGCGGAAACGGTACTGAACAAGGCTTCGAAAGTCAAAGGCGAGACGCGCGTGCGCGACTGGGAATTGCTCGCCGGCGAGAACACGGAGGTCGTCCACCGCGAGTACGGCTGCGAGTTCGCACTGGATCTCGCGACGGTCTACTTCTCGCCGCGGCTCGCGACCGAGCGCCACCGCGTGGCCGAGCAGGTCAGCGAGGCCCAACGGGCCTCGGAAAGTGCGAGCGGGCAGGGCCCGCGAGCCGACGGCGAGCACGCGTTCGATATGTTCGCCGGCGTCGGCCCCTTCGTGATCCCGTTCGCGAAACGCGGCGCGACGTGCGTCGGCGTGGACATCAACGCCGAGGCGATCGACTACCTGCGCGAGAACGCCCGCCGAAACGGGGTCGCGGACCGCGTGACCGCCATTAACGACGATGTGCGCGAGGTGGCCGCCGAATACGAAAACTGGGCCGACCGGCTCGTGATGAACCTCCCCCACAGCGCCGACGACTTCCTCGAGTCGGCCGTCACTCTGGCCGGCGACGACTGTACCCTCCACTACTACGACATCCAACACGAGGACGACCCGTTCGGGCCGGGCGAACGCGCGATTCGCGCGGCCGCCGAACCCGAGTACGCGGTCACGGTCGAAACTCGCCACACCGTCCGGTCCTACGCTCCCCACGAGCTGAACGTCTGTCTGGACGTCCGCCTCGAGCGGTAA